A stretch of Planctomycetaceae bacterium DNA encodes these proteins:
- a CDS encoding LpqB family beta-propeller domain-containing protein: protein MKSPASILCLAVSLLILPPALFADEQPADSPQVSFSKQIHPIFQAKCQGCHQPAKASGSFVMTDFDKLLGGGESEEKAIVPGKPDESYLVLQITPEDGSAAMPPKGDALSAVEIDLIRKWIEQGARNDSPNAARVPFSRDNPPVYSMPPVITSLDFSPDGSLLAVAGFHEVLLHRADGSELVDRLIGISERIESVRFSPDGKRLAVTGGQPGRMGEVQVWDVEKRELLLSHSVTYDTIYGASWSPDGTLIAFGGSDNIVRAINAETGEQVLQQGAHSDWIRDTVFTTDGSHLLSVARDMTVKLTEVSTNRFIDNVTSITPGALKGGINSIARHPERDEVVVGGSDGTPKVYRVFRITARQIGDDANLIRTLDSMTGRVFGVAVSRDGTRIAAVSALDGQGELAVHSYEFDTNLPDDLKAISAKRVAARSAEEQQKLDEYRSKDIKRIAQVSVPESALYALSFHPNNRQVATAGGDGTIRLYDTESGQLVASFAAAPVSAEKTRSQSPVEELVWQDSPLSVEESLPEGASVVSLEVTPSAVALPNPFEYAQLLISATLDSGDVVDVTRIANVSVHGRAVEVTKSGFVRPQADGTSVISVTLGSHAVQIPVAVAGFHAPFEADFIEHVNPVLSRVGCNQGTCHGSKDGKNGFKLSLRGYDPIYDVRALTDDLAARRTNIASPADSLMLLKATGVVPHVGQQVIRPNSNYYEIVRSWIAGGAKLNGSTPKPVSIEIVPQNPVIQQLRSTQQIRIVATYADGRTKDVTREAYIDSGNTEVAATNRWGLVTALRRGEAPILARYEGSYAATTLTVMGDRSGFEWKEPETWSEIDRHVAAKWQRMKIEPSEVCSDEEYLRRVHLDLTGLPPTAEQVRAFLADSRETRIKRAEVVDQLVGSDAYVEYWSNKWADLLQVNSKFLGPEGAVAFRDWIRSEVKANTPYDEFVRKVITADGSNKEHPAASYFKILREPTAIMENTTHLFLGVRFNCNKCHDHPFERWTQDQYYETAAYFARVGLKQDPASGDRRIGGTAVEGAKPYYEIVYEKDDGEVVHDRTRAVTAPEFPYECDFSVAEGANRRQRLAAWITSPDNRYFAKSYVNRLWGYLLGVGIMEPIDDLRAGNPPTNPELLDHLTNEFINSGFNVRHVVGLICKSRTYQLSLETNRWNADDEQNYSHAIARRLPAEVLYDSIHQVTGSVSKIPGVPDGTRAAAIPDAGIELPDGFLANLGRPVRESACECERSADLQLGPIMALIGGPTVGTALADPDNAIASLVREIPDDRQLIDEIFVRILNRPATDSEIDSVQALNTLIDRDHEQLVQQLAAREEWWVEEKPKLEQAREAAIAEATADLKAFEEQIAPRRAEEEKVRLEKLAEVEADYNNYKAAILNQAESYLTEKSSTDAEWHLLEAISLEAVSGITLERQEDRSIKATGSADRGAYTVTVRTSLKDIAAFRIEALTDAGIKGNGPGLPENGNFVVTEFDVQAAPSSDPGKMTKVELQNAKASFLQAGFNIDLTIDGNAGNQNGWAIANAGGVAHWATFETKQPVSHDGGTIFKFTIHQNHDAKNHLLGRFRISATTKPQPGLSLPESLQSISLVKAEQRSDGQKQTLLSWIEKTDPTLLAKQTALNEARKPLPEDPGVTSRKEKLTFVSQEVPEDSRLVQMRSDVEFSTKQQESKRLTMAQDLAWALINNPAFLFNH from the coding sequence ATGAAGTCTCCTGCCTCGATCCTTTGCCTGGCTGTTTCCCTCCTGATTCTGCCGCCGGCGCTGTTCGCAGATGAGCAGCCGGCGGATTCTCCGCAAGTCAGCTTTTCGAAGCAGATCCATCCGATCTTTCAGGCGAAGTGTCAGGGCTGTCATCAGCCGGCCAAGGCCAGCGGCAGCTTTGTCATGACCGATTTTGACAAACTGCTCGGCGGCGGTGAGAGCGAAGAGAAGGCAATCGTTCCGGGCAAGCCCGATGAGAGTTATCTCGTCCTGCAGATCACGCCCGAAGACGGTTCCGCCGCGATGCCTCCGAAGGGCGACGCGCTGTCGGCGGTTGAGATCGACCTGATCCGAAAATGGATCGAACAGGGAGCCCGCAACGATTCGCCGAACGCCGCGCGAGTTCCGTTCAGCCGCGACAACCCGCCGGTGTACTCAATGCCGCCGGTGATCACATCGCTGGACTTTTCGCCGGATGGTTCATTGCTGGCCGTGGCCGGATTCCACGAAGTTCTGCTGCACAGGGCCGACGGTTCCGAACTTGTCGATCGCCTGATCGGCATTTCCGAACGGATTGAATCGGTGCGATTTTCACCCGACGGCAAGCGTCTGGCCGTTACGGGAGGTCAGCCGGGGCGAATGGGTGAAGTGCAGGTCTGGGACGTCGAGAAGCGAGAACTGCTGCTGTCTCATTCGGTGACCTACGACACAATCTACGGAGCAAGCTGGTCTCCCGATGGCACTCTGATCGCATTCGGCGGTTCCGATAACATCGTGCGAGCCATCAATGCCGAAACCGGCGAACAGGTACTGCAGCAAGGCGCGCACAGCGACTGGATCCGCGACACCGTGTTCACAACCGACGGGTCGCATCTGCTGTCCGTCGCGCGCGACATGACAGTGAAGCTGACGGAGGTTTCCACGAATCGCTTTATCGACAACGTAACGTCGATTACTCCCGGCGCGCTGAAGGGCGGCATCAATTCGATCGCTCGGCATCCGGAACGCGACGAAGTGGTGGTGGGCGGGTCCGACGGAACGCCCAAGGTTTATCGAGTCTTCCGGATCACAGCCCGGCAGATCGGCGACGACGCGAACCTGATCCGGACGCTCGATTCCATGACCGGCCGCGTCTTTGGAGTTGCCGTCAGCCGGGACGGAACGCGGATTGCCGCCGTCAGCGCACTGGACGGACAGGGCGAACTGGCGGTGCATTCCTACGAATTTGACACAAATCTGCCGGACGATCTGAAGGCGATCAGCGCCAAGCGCGTCGCGGCTCGCAGCGCCGAAGAACAACAGAAGCTGGATGAGTATCGTTCCAAAGACATCAAACGCATCGCTCAGGTCAGCGTTCCCGAAAGCGCTCTGTACGCGTTGTCGTTTCATCCGAACAATCGCCAGGTCGCAACCGCCGGCGGCGACGGAACGATCCGACTGTATGACACCGAAAGCGGCCAGCTCGTAGCTTCATTTGCCGCCGCTCCGGTTTCCGCGGAAAAAACGCGTTCACAGTCGCCGGTGGAGGAACTTGTCTGGCAGGATTCTCCGCTGTCGGTGGAAGAATCGCTGCCGGAGGGAGCTTCGGTGGTCAGCCTGGAGGTCACGCCGTCGGCCGTCGCGCTGCCGAATCCGTTTGAGTACGCTCAGTTGCTGATTTCGGCGACGCTGGATTCCGGCGACGTGGTCGACGTCACTCGCATCGCGAACGTTTCCGTACACGGTCGCGCGGTTGAAGTAACGAAGTCCGGATTCGTCAGACCTCAGGCCGACGGCACGTCCGTGATCTCCGTGACACTGGGAAGTCACGCCGTTCAGATTCCGGTGGCCGTTGCGGGATTCCATGCTCCGTTTGAAGCCGACTTCATCGAACACGTCAATCCGGTGCTGTCGCGAGTCGGCTGCAACCAGGGCACCTGCCACGGTTCCAAGGACGGCAAAAACGGGTTCAAGCTTTCTCTGCGAGGCTACGATCCAATCTACGATGTCCGCGCGCTGACGGACGACCTGGCCGCTCGACGCACAAACATCGCTTCGCCCGCCGACAGCCTGATGCTGCTGAAGGCCACCGGTGTCGTGCCGCATGTCGGTCAGCAGGTCATCCGTCCGAACAGCAACTACTATGAAATCGTTCGAAGCTGGATCGCCGGCGGAGCGAAGCTGAATGGTTCGACTCCGAAACCCGTTTCGATCGAAATCGTGCCGCAGAACCCCGTCATTCAGCAACTGCGTTCGACTCAGCAGATTCGAATCGTCGCCACGTACGCTGACGGACGCACAAAAGACGTGACTCGCGAAGCCTACATCGACAGCGGGAACACAGAAGTCGCAGCGACGAACCGATGGGGACTCGTCACCGCTCTTCGCCGCGGAGAAGCACCGATTCTGGCTCGCTACGAAGGATCCTATGCCGCCACCACACTGACCGTGATGGGCGATCGCAGCGGCTTCGAATGGAAAGAACCCGAAACGTGGTCAGAAATTGACCGCCACGTCGCCGCGAAATGGCAGCGGATGAAGATCGAACCTTCAGAAGTCTGCAGCGACGAAGAATACCTCCGGCGGGTTCATCTGGACCTGACCGGTCTGCCCCCCACCGCCGAACAGGTGCGGGCATTTCTGGCGGACAGCCGCGAGACGCGCATCAAGCGGGCAGAAGTCGTTGATCAGCTTGTCGGCAGCGACGCCTACGTCGAATACTGGAGCAACAAATGGGCGGACCTGCTGCAGGTCAACAGCAAGTTTCTGGGACCGGAGGGAGCTGTCGCGTTCCGAGACTGGATTCGTTCGGAAGTTAAGGCCAACACGCCGTATGACGAATTCGTCCGCAAGGTCATCACGGCTGACGGTTCCAACAAGGAGCATCCCGCGGCGTCCTATTTCAAGATTCTGCGGGAACCGACCGCAATTATGGAAAACACAACTCACCTGTTTCTGGGTGTGCGGTTCAACTGTAACAAATGTCATGACCATCCGTTCGAACGCTGGACTCAGGACCAGTACTACGAAACAGCCGCCTATTTCGCTCGCGTCGGTTTGAAGCAGGATCCGGCCAGCGGAGACCGCAGGATCGGCGGAACCGCCGTCGAAGGTGCGAAGCCGTATTATGAAATCGTCTACGAAAAGGACGACGGGGAAGTTGTTCACGACCGTACTCGCGCCGTGACGGCTCCCGAGTTTCCCTACGAATGCGACTTTTCGGTTGCCGAAGGAGCTAACCGCCGGCAGCGACTGGCCGCATGGATCACTTCGCCCGACAACCGCTACTTCGCGAAAAGCTACGTCAATCGGCTGTGGGGTTACCTGCTCGGTGTCGGCATTATGGAACCGATCGACGACCTGCGAGCCGGAAATCCTCCCACCAATCCGGAACTGCTGGATCACCTGACAAACGAATTCATCAACAGTGGCTTTAACGTCCGGCACGTTGTGGGACTGATCTGTAAATCGCGAACCTATCAGTTGTCACTGGAAACGAATCGCTGGAACGCGGACGACGAACAGAATTACTCACACGCGATCGCTCGGCGGCTGCCGGCCGAAGTGCTGTACGATTCGATCCACCAGGTGACCGGTTCCGTGTCGAAGATTCCCGGAGTTCCGGACGGCACGCGCGCAGCGGCAATCCCGGACGCGGGCATCGAACTTCCGGATGGTTTCCTGGCAAATCTCGGCCGCCCCGTTCGCGAAAGCGCCTGTGAATGTGAACGCAGCGCCGACCTGCAGCTCGGCCCCATCATGGCTCTGATCGGCGGTCCCACCGTCGGCACGGCACTCGCGGATCCGGATAACGCAATCGCATCTCTCGTCAGGGAGATCCCGGATGATCGCCAGTTGATCGACGAAATCTTCGTACGCATTCTCAATCGACCGGCAACGGATTCGGAAATCGATTCCGTACAGGCGCTGAACACGTTAATCGACCGAGACCACGAACAGCTTGTTCAGCAGCTTGCCGCACGTGAAGAATGGTGGGTCGAAGAGAAACCGAAGCTCGAACAGGCGCGGGAAGCTGCCATCGCAGAAGCCACAGCCGACCTGAAAGCCTTTGAAGAACAAATTGCACCGCGCCGCGCGGAAGAAGAAAAAGTCCGGCTGGAAAAGCTTGCGGAAGTCGAAGCGGACTACAACAACTACAAGGCCGCGATTCTGAACCAGGCGGAGTCCTACCTGACGGAAAAGTCTTCCACCGACGCCGAATGGCACCTGCTGGAAGCGATCTCTCTGGAAGCCGTTTCGGGAATCACGCTGGAACGACAGGAAGACCGGTCCATCAAAGCGACCGGTTCAGCCGATCGCGGCGCATACACGGTGACCGTCCGAACGTCGCTGAAGGATATTGCCGCGTTCCGCATCGAAGCACTGACCGATGCCGGCATCAAGGGTAACGGCCCTGGGCTGCCGGAAAACGGCAACTTTGTTGTCACGGAATTTGACGTCCAGGCGGCTCCGTCATCAGATCCCGGCAAGATGACCAAAGTCGAATTGCAGAACGCGAAAGCGTCATTCCTGCAGGCCGGATTCAACATCGACCTGACGATTGACGGCAATGCGGGCAATCAAAACGGCTGGGCGATCGCCAACGCCGGCGGAGTCGCTCACTGGGCAACGTTCGAAACAAAGCAGCCGGTCTCCCACGACGGCGGCACGATCTTTAAGTTCACTATCCATCAGAACCACGACGCGAAGAATCACCTGCTGGGACGATTCCGCATCTCTGCGACAACCAAACCGCAGCCGGGTCTCAGCCTGCCGGAAAGTCTGCAGTCGATTTCTCTGGTCAAAGCGGAACAGCGGTCCGACGGCCAGAAGCAGACGCTGCTGTCGTGGATTGAAAAGACGGATCCAACGCTGCTGGCAAAACAGACAGCCCTGAACGAAGCCAGGAAGCCGCTGCCGGAGGATCCGGGAGTTACGTCACGAAAGGAAAAACTCACCTTTGTCAGCCAGGAGGTTCCGGAAGATTCCCGCCTGGTCCAGATGCGTTCCGATGTGGAATTCAGCACAAAGCAGCAGGAATCCAAACGACTGACCATGGCTCAGGACCTGGCCTGGGCACTGATCAACAACCCGGCATTCCTGTTCAACCACTGA
- a CDS encoding DUF1501 domain-containing protein, producing the protein MLRIKGELAKDVCDRNLGPTRRDVLRVGGSGMLGLSLGTMLQLKAASAANNSEISGGPGWGKAKSIIMLYLQGGPSHLDLWDPKENVPDNVQSVFKNIDTKLPGVQFTENLPKLAQVNDKFTMIRSMSYTPNGLFNHTAAIYQMMTGYTTDKVSPSGQLEPPSPKDFPNFGSNIVRLRPVDEPMLPFVMLPRPLQESNVVGKGGTAGFLGKAYDPYTLYPSGDDMDMKKMSRIKIDDLKLRPEVFSTRLQRRADLRTVISNGMPEIDNAVKDLNLNQYYERALDLIVSGRAREAFGLDSESHATRELYGRNTFGDSCLLARRLVEAGTRVVEVVWPKIANSDNHSWDHHTGLSNRMKNQSAPMLDAGVSGLISDLDERGMLDETLVVVIGEFGRSPQRGVSTSGNGNSDDGRDHWPYCYTGIVAGAGVKRGNVHGKSDKTASAPLENPVHPMELLASIYHSFGINPETIVYNHLNQPRELVKASAVNAFFA; encoded by the coding sequence ATGCTGCGTATCAAAGGTGAACTCGCCAAGGACGTTTGCGATCGGAACCTCGGGCCTACTCGCAGAGATGTGCTGCGAGTCGGCGGGTCCGGAATGCTGGGGCTGTCTCTCGGCACGATGCTGCAGTTAAAGGCCGCCAGCGCGGCCAATAACAGTGAAATCAGCGGCGGACCCGGCTGGGGCAAAGCGAAAAGCATCATCATGCTTTACCTGCAGGGCGGACCGTCGCACCTGGACCTGTGGGACCCCAAGGAAAACGTCCCCGACAACGTTCAAAGCGTCTTCAAAAACATCGACACGAAACTGCCGGGAGTGCAGTTCACCGAAAACCTGCCGAAGCTGGCTCAGGTGAACGACAAGTTCACAATGATCCGCTCGATGAGCTACACGCCGAACGGACTGTTCAACCACACGGCCGCGATTTACCAGATGATGACCGGCTACACGACGGACAAAGTCAGTCCGTCCGGGCAGTTGGAACCTCCCAGTCCGAAAGACTTTCCCAACTTCGGTTCCAACATCGTGCGGCTGCGTCCTGTCGACGAACCCATGCTGCCGTTTGTCATGCTGCCCCGCCCGCTGCAGGAAAGCAACGTCGTCGGGAAGGGCGGAACCGCCGGATTTCTGGGCAAGGCCTACGATCCCTACACGCTGTATCCCAGCGGTGACGACATGGACATGAAGAAGATGTCGCGGATCAAGATCGACGATCTGAAACTGCGACCGGAAGTCTTCAGTACTCGCCTGCAGCGCCGCGCGGATCTGCGCACCGTGATCAGCAACGGTATGCCCGAGATCGACAACGCCGTCAAGGACCTGAATCTGAACCAGTACTATGAACGAGCACTGGATCTGATCGTTTCCGGCCGGGCTCGCGAAGCATTCGGTCTGGATTCGGAGTCCCATGCCACACGTGAACTGTACGGTCGAAACACGTTTGGCGATTCCTGCCTGCTGGCTCGCCGCCTGGTGGAAGCCGGGACTCGAGTCGTGGAAGTCGTCTGGCCGAAAATTGCGAACTCCGACAATCATTCCTGGGACCACCACACGGGGTTGTCCAACCGCATGAAGAATCAGTCCGCTCCCATGCTGGACGCCGGCGTGTCAGGCCTGATATCCGACCTGGACGAACGCGGCATGCTGGACGAGACGCTGGTGGTCGTGATCGGAGAATTTGGCCGCAGTCCTCAGCGCGGTGTCAGCACATCCGGCAACGGAAACAGCGACGACGGCCGGGACCACTGGCCTTACTGCTACACAGGGATCGTCGCCGGTGCCGGCGTCAAACGCGGCAACGTCCACGGCAAGTCCGACAAGACCGCGTCCGCTCCGCTGGAAAACCCGGTCCATCCGATGGAACTGCTGGCGTCGATCTATCATTCCTTCGGCATCAATCCGGAAACGATCGTCTACAACCATCTGAATCAGCCGCGCGAACTGGTGAAGGCGTCCGCCGTCAACGCGTTCTTTGCGTAG
- a CDS encoding FAD-linked oxidase C-terminal domain-containing protein, whose amino-acid sequence MTTATPADPAAPTTITPEFLRELAAIVGPQRLLSSRDELLVYECDGYVVEKNVPDVVVFPESDSEVVEIVRACNRFDVPFVPRGAGTSLAGGCLPVGGGVMIALTRMKRIREINLRDRYAVVEPGVVNVHLTQALAGSGFHYAPDPSSQGACTIGGNVATNSGGPHTLKYGVTVNHVIGVEFVAPDGTLQRLGGPTGKGTGFDLTGLFVGSEGTFGVVTKVWVKIVRNPESYRTMLGIFETVDDATRTISSIIGAGIVPAALEMMDRGIVGALEDAYHFGFPLDAEAVLLIEVDGLEVAVDAEAATIIRLCRECGARDVQLSQTAEERALLWKCRKQAFGAIGRLSPSYCTQDGVVPRTRVPEILQFISDVSQRHDIRIVNVFHAGDGNLHPILLFDERHPEQVRRVMLASNEILEKCIELGGSVTGEHGIGVEKISFMNRLFTDEDLAVMDDVRKVFNPDGRCSPGKMLPTAGACGMEHIEQTHPGRRAAM is encoded by the coding sequence ATGACCACCGCAACACCAGCCGATCCTGCGGCACCCACAACCATCACGCCGGAATTCCTGCGCGAACTGGCTGCGATTGTCGGACCGCAGCGACTGCTGAGTTCCCGCGATGAGCTGCTGGTCTACGAATGTGACGGCTACGTCGTGGAAAAGAACGTTCCGGACGTCGTGGTCTTTCCGGAGTCCGACAGCGAAGTCGTGGAGATTGTCCGCGCGTGCAATCGATTCGACGTGCCGTTTGTGCCGCGCGGCGCGGGAACCAGCCTTGCCGGCGGATGTCTGCCCGTCGGCGGCGGAGTCATGATTGCTCTGACTCGCATGAAGCGGATTCGGGAAATCAACCTGCGCGACCGCTACGCCGTTGTCGAACCGGGAGTCGTCAACGTGCATTTGACACAGGCGCTGGCGGGGTCCGGATTTCACTACGCTCCTGACCCGTCCAGCCAGGGGGCGTGTACGATCGGCGGCAATGTGGCGACCAACAGCGGCGGACCTCACACGCTGAAGTACGGTGTCACGGTGAATCATGTGATCGGTGTGGAGTTCGTCGCGCCGGACGGAACGCTGCAGCGACTGGGAGGCCCGACGGGGAAAGGCACCGGCTTCGACCTGACCGGATTGTTCGTCGGCAGCGAAGGCACGTTCGGAGTCGTGACAAAGGTCTGGGTGAAGATCGTTCGCAACCCGGAATCGTATCGCACGATGCTGGGAATCTTCGAAACGGTCGACGACGCGACTCGCACGATCAGCAGCATCATCGGAGCCGGCATTGTTCCGGCCGCTCTGGAGATGATGGATCGCGGAATTGTCGGAGCTCTTGAAGACGCCTATCACTTCGGCTTCCCGCTGGATGCCGAAGCCGTGCTGCTGATCGAAGTGGACGGGCTGGAAGTTGCCGTCGATGCGGAAGCAGCCACCATCATTCGACTTTGCCGCGAATGCGGTGCTCGCGACGTGCAGCTTTCGCAAACGGCCGAAGAACGCGCTTTGTTGTGGAAATGCCGCAAGCAGGCGTTCGGGGCCATCGGCCGGCTGAGTCCCAGTTATTGCACTCAGGACGGTGTCGTGCCCAGAACCCGCGTGCCGGAAATCCTGCAGTTCATCAGCGACGTCAGCCAGCGCCATGACATCCGAATCGTCAACGTGTTTCACGCCGGCGACGGCAATCTGCACCCGATTCTGCTGTTTGACGAACGTCACCCGGAACAGGTGCGGCGAGTGATGCTGGCCAGCAACGAAATCCTGGAAAAGTGCATCGAACTTGGCGGAAGCGTCACCGGTGAACACGGCATCGGCGTCGAGAAGATCAGTTTCATGAACCGGCTGTTCACCGACGAAGACCTGGCCGTGATGGACGACGTTCGCAAAGTGTTCAACCCCGACGGCCGGTGCAGCCCCGGCAAAATGCTGCCCACCGCGGGAGCCTGCGGGATGGAACACATCGAACAGACTCACCCCGGACGACGAGCCGCGATGTAG
- a CDS encoding flavin reductase family protein, with product MARKSSSSVESSGESSGEVAPVLGRIPSGAFILVVGDGNGRTTGMLASWVQQASFDPPQVTVAVNKSRFLTDWLSDDSPVTINQVPKPDAGLFKHFGRGFEPGVDAFSGVPTMPGENGLPLLTNSLASLEGIVADKLESGDHLIYLITITSARSHQPLDSTEPYVHIRKNGLNY from the coding sequence ATGGCTCGTAAAAGCTCGTCATCCGTCGAATCATCCGGCGAATCGTCCGGCGAAGTTGCGCCGGTGCTGGGTCGGATACCCAGCGGCGCGTTCATACTTGTCGTCGGCGACGGCAACGGGCGGACGACCGGCATGCTGGCCAGTTGGGTCCAGCAGGCATCCTTCGACCCGCCGCAGGTCACCGTCGCCGTCAACAAATCTCGCTTTCTGACGGACTGGCTGTCTGATGACTCACCGGTCACCATCAATCAGGTGCCGAAACCGGACGCCGGACTTTTCAAACACTTCGGCAGGGGTTTCGAACCCGGTGTTGACGCCTTCAGCGGAGTTCCAACGATGCCCGGCGAAAACGGCTTACCGCTGCTGACAAATTCACTCGCGTCGCTGGAAGGCATTGTGGCCGACAAGCTGGAATCCGGAGATCATCTGATTTACCTGATCACGATCACATCGGCCAGAAGTCACCAGCCGCTGGATTCGACCGAACCGTATGTCCACATTCGAAAGAACGGTCTGAATTACTGA
- a CDS encoding C-type lectin domain-containing protein, giving the protein MSESLRAEVFMQKQRETCFRIRVSTYVIPVCVAMLLFALDPTAVSASPIYFAGTGNHYEHIVGSFRWDSATAAATNLTFEFNGTTHNGHLANIGSSAENQFLSDHVFASGEPSAWVGGTDGDTEGTWTWAGGPEAGQVFFIAGTGTVAGQFSNWAVGEPNNSGNEDALLFRGGGGWNDGRIGDGLHGYIVEFETAAVPEPSPLQLLMSLAVAGVLYRTTRTWRDRWNSK; this is encoded by the coding sequence TTGTCTGAATCTTTACGGGCCGAGGTCTTCATGCAAAAACAGAGAGAGACTTGTTTTCGCATACGAGTGTCGACGTATGTCATCCCTGTTTGCGTCGCGATGCTATTGTTCGCTCTTGACCCCACGGCAGTCAGTGCGTCGCCAATCTACTTCGCTGGCACGGGGAACCACTACGAACACATCGTGGGCAGCTTCCGCTGGGACTCTGCCACTGCGGCAGCAACGAACTTGACATTCGAATTCAACGGCACAACGCACAACGGTCACTTGGCGAACATCGGTTCTTCAGCCGAGAATCAGTTTCTCTCCGACCACGTGTTCGCCTCCGGTGAGCCGTCGGCATGGGTGGGAGGCACAGATGGCGATACCGAAGGCACTTGGACATGGGCGGGCGGCCCCGAGGCAGGGCAGGTTTTCTTTATCGCCGGCACGGGCACTGTTGCGGGACAGTTCTCCAATTGGGCGGTCGGCGAGCCGAATAATAGTGGCAATGAAGATGCACTGCTGTTCCGCGGCGGCGGGGGGTGGAATGATGGCCGCATCGGCGACGGGCTTCACGGGTACATCGTGGAGTTTGAAACTGCGGCCGTTCCAGAGCCGTCACCGTTACAACTCCTCATGAGTCTGGCAGTCGCTGGTGTCCTCTACCGGACAACTCGCACTTGGCGCGACCGCTGGAACAGCAAGTAA